GAACGAGCCATGACCTGGACTATTATCCCCTCCTGGTCGAGAAGGGAAGGTTCGAAATCGTAGTCGAATAGTGAATGAGATGACGGAGATCTTCGCGGTCCAGTCCTTTGTCGCGCTCGCCGTCAACTCCGTTCTTGGCATTTACGTGATAAGGAAGAACCCGGGCGCGCCCGCCAACCGCTCCTTCGCGCTGCTCATGGCCACTTTCGTCATCTGGGACCTCTCGGAGGGCGTCCTCAGGCTGTCGCCGAACGCCACGGACATGGCCTTCATCAGGCTCTGGGTGAACATCGAGTGGATAGGCATCGCCGCCATCTCCGGAGCCCTCCTGCACTTCATTCTCACCTATCCGAGAAAGCGGGACATCCTGGACAAGTGGTACGCCTACCCCCTGATATACGGCCCGCCGCTCGTGATCATCCTGTTCATCTGGACGACGGACATCGTGATCTCGGGCGTCACGATGGGTTGGATGGGCTACGACGCGAAGATCGTCCCCGCGGGCTATGCAATTCCGGCTGTCGTGTACGCGGTCCAGATATTCCTCGCCCTGGCGATTCTCCTCAGAACGTACACGCGCTCGGCGGGCATCGTGAGGAGCAGGTCCAAGATACTCCTGATGGGTGTGGCGGTGCCCGTCGTCGTGGGCTCGGCCACCGAGGTCTTCCTGCCGTTCTTCCTCGACATGCAGACCCGTATGGGTGCCGGGACGATTTACACGGTCATAATGGGGCTGTTCACCGCCTACGCGATAACGAAATACAAGCTGCTCGTGATAGAGCCGACCGTTGAGGAGGTGAGGCCGGAAGAGCCCGCCTACAGGCTCGAGCTCGATCACAACTACCTCCTGAAGGGCGAGAGCGCGGTCCCCGCCTTCAAGGCGTTCAGGAACATGGTGACCCGGACCCCCGGCCTGTGCATCACGACGACCTATCCGGAGAAGATCCAGAGGAGGTTCGGGATGGAGAAGACCCCCATCATCTGGCTCTCCAAGGTCTCCTGGGACGAGAAGGCGCTGAAGCCCTCCGACCTGGACTTCGAGGTCACTCAGACAATCATAAGATTCGTCAAGGAGAACCCGGAGACGTCCGTGCTCATAGACGACCTGGAATACCTCAAGGCCGTCATCGGGTTCCGCGGGACATCGAAGTTCCTCAAGCACATCTCCGACGTCGTCGCCGCGGAGCATTCGACCCTGGTCGTCCCGCT
The sequence above is drawn from the Candidatus Thermoplasmatota archaeon genome and encodes:
- a CDS encoding DUF835 domain-containing protein, which translates into the protein MTEIFAVQSFVALAVNSVLGIYVIRKNPGAPANRSFALLMATFVIWDLSEGVLRLSPNATDMAFIRLWVNIEWIGIAAISGALLHFILTYPRKRDILDKWYAYPLIYGPPLVIILFIWTTDIVISGVTMGWMGYDAKIVPAGYAIPAVVYAVQIFLALAILLRTYTRSAGIVRSRSKILLMGVAVPVVVGSATEVFLPFFLDMQTRMGAGTIYTVIMGLFTAYAITKYKLLVIEPTVEEVRPEEPAYRLELDHNYLLKGESAVPAFKAFRNMVTRTPGLCITTTYPEKIQRRFGMEKTPIIWLSKVSWDEKALKPSDLDFEVTQTIIRFVKENPETSVLIDDLEYLKAVIGFRGTSKFLKHISDVVAAEHSTLVVPLDPRAFDERELAVFEKNFDFVRTMSAPSVEAVGGTFNSYLCLGERGECYEEFAKVDAPKLHIGTTHPRRIERRHPLGTCEHIWLTETKSERRGLDPSQLNYEVLRKLTKFLEGRPGSAVFLEGVEYLISHNGFSDVLSFLQSAIDLVSMSDSRLYVPIDRTALNAEQLATLEKRFDSVA